From a region of the Mycolicibacterium sp. MU0050 genome:
- a CDS encoding LLM class F420-dependent oxidoreductase, translating into MTSSQRAKIDFPSRIGVWWASETWAMPDAQEVARDIEQLGYGSLFLPEVVGKECFTQSAAFLAATEKLVVGTGIANLHVRLPSAAETGARTLTALYPGRFAFGLGVSHGPLVERGFGGTYAKPLATMRTYLEKMAAIPPQIEPGVGRPPVLLAALGPKMIELSGTHADGAHPYLVTPAQSRVTREILGPDKWIVSEQAVAIGGDDADQLKRAHAHLDVYSGLPNYRNSWLRQGFDESDLVRGGSERLARGVVGMGSPEQAAEMVTAHLDAGADHVVIQVLGNSPTDDPRPGLRELARVLKLS; encoded by the coding sequence ATGACTTCCTCGCAGCGTGCCAAGATCGATTTTCCGTCCCGCATCGGCGTGTGGTGGGCCAGTGAAACCTGGGCCATGCCCGACGCGCAGGAGGTCGCCCGCGACATCGAGCAGCTCGGCTACGGCTCGCTGTTCCTGCCCGAGGTGGTCGGCAAGGAGTGCTTCACCCAATCCGCGGCGTTCCTGGCCGCCACCGAGAAGCTGGTGGTCGGGACCGGGATCGCGAACCTGCACGTCCGGCTGCCGTCGGCCGCCGAGACCGGCGCCCGCACGCTGACCGCGCTGTACCCCGGCCGGTTCGCGTTCGGCCTCGGCGTCAGCCACGGCCCGCTGGTCGAGCGCGGCTTCGGCGGCACCTACGCCAAGCCGCTGGCGACCATGCGGACCTACCTGGAGAAGATGGCGGCCATCCCGCCGCAGATCGAGCCCGGGGTCGGGCGGCCGCCGGTGCTGCTGGCCGCGCTGGGGCCCAAGATGATCGAGCTGTCCGGCACCCACGCCGACGGCGCCCATCCCTACCTGGTGACCCCGGCGCAGAGCCGGGTGACGCGGGAGATCCTCGGCCCGGACAAGTGGATCGTCTCCGAGCAGGCCGTGGCCATCGGCGGCGACGACGCGGACCAGTTGAAGCGGGCGCACGCGCACCTCGACGTCTACAGCGGCCTGCCCAACTACCGGAACTCCTGGCTGCGGCAGGGCTTCGACGAGTCCGATCTGGTGCGCGGCGGCTCGGAGCGGCTGGCCCGCGGCGTGGTGGGGATGGGCTCGCCGGAGCAGGCCGCCGAGATGGTCACCGCGCATCTGGACGCCGGCGCCGACCACGTCGTCATCCAGGTGCTGGGCAACAGCCCCACCGACGACCCGCGGCCCGGCCTGCGGGAATTGGCCCGCGTGCTGAAGCTGAGCTGA
- the fbaA gene encoding class II fructose-bisphosphate aldolase — protein sequence MPIATPEVYAEMLGRAKEHSFAFPAINCTSSETINAAIKGFADAGSDGIIQFSTGGAEFGSGLGVKDMVTGAVALAEFAHVIADKYDITVALHTDHCPKDKLDTFVRPLLAISAERVKNGRNPLFQSHMWDGSAVPIDENLDIAKELLKLSAEAKIILEIEIGVVGGEEDGVEAEINEKLYTTPEDFEKTVEALGVGEHGKYLLAATFGNVHGVYKPGNVKLKPEILAEGQRVASAKLGLAEGSKPFDFVFHGGSGSAKSEIEEALGYGVIKMNVDTDTQYAFTRPVAAHMFTNYDGVLKIDGEVGNKKTYDPRSYLKKAEASMTERVIEACNDLHSAGRSVSAG from the coding sequence ATGCCCATCGCCACTCCCGAGGTCTACGCCGAGATGCTGGGCCGCGCCAAGGAGCATTCCTTTGCATTCCCGGCCATCAACTGCACGTCCTCGGAGACCATCAACGCCGCCATCAAGGGTTTCGCCGACGCCGGTAGCGACGGCATCATCCAGTTCTCGACGGGTGGGGCCGAGTTCGGCTCCGGCCTCGGGGTGAAGGACATGGTCACCGGCGCCGTCGCGCTCGCCGAGTTCGCCCACGTCATCGCCGACAAGTACGACATCACCGTGGCGCTGCACACCGACCACTGCCCCAAGGACAAGCTCGACACGTTCGTTCGCCCGCTGCTGGCCATCTCGGCCGAGCGCGTCAAGAACGGCCGCAACCCGCTGTTCCAGTCGCACATGTGGGACGGCTCGGCGGTGCCGATCGACGAGAACCTGGACATCGCCAAGGAACTGCTGAAGCTGTCGGCCGAGGCCAAGATCATCCTCGAGATCGAGATCGGTGTGGTCGGCGGCGAGGAGGACGGCGTCGAGGCCGAGATCAACGAGAAGCTCTACACCACCCCGGAGGACTTCGAGAAGACCGTCGAGGCGCTCGGCGTCGGCGAGCACGGCAAGTATCTGCTGGCCGCGACGTTCGGCAACGTGCACGGCGTCTACAAGCCGGGCAACGTCAAGCTCAAGCCGGAGATCCTGGCCGAGGGCCAGCGGGTCGCCTCGGCCAAGCTGGGCCTGGCCGAGGGCTCCAAGCCGTTCGACTTCGTCTTCCACGGCGGTTCGGGCTCGGCGAAGTCGGAGATCGAGGAGGCGCTGGGCTACGGCGTCATCAAGATGAACGTCGACACCGACACCCAGTACGCCTTCACCCGTCCGGTGGCCGCGCACATGTTCACCAACTACGACGGCGTGCTGAAGATCGACGGCGAGGTCGGCAACAAGAAGACCTACGACCCGCGCAGCTACCTGAAGAAGGCCGAGGCGTCGATGACCGAGCGGGTCATCGAGGCCTGCAACGACCTGCACAGCGCGGGCCGGTCCGTCTCCGCGGGGTGA
- a CDS encoding MoxR family ATPase, producing the protein MTAAGPFAGIDDVVRRFDAHDHLLDEGTAAACYLATTLGRPLLLEGEPGVGKTTAAKTLAAVLDAPLIRLQCYEGLTAAEALYDWNYQRQLLSIRLAEAHGTAIAEADLYTEPYLVDRPILQCVRHSGPTPPVLLIDEIDRADDEFEALLLEFLGEASVTVPELGTFVAARPPVVVLTSNRSRDLHDALRRRCLYHWIDYPDPVRAAAIVRRTVTGATVALIESAAEFVGAARGLDLDKAPGLAETIDWVAALAALGVGDLVAESARALGNSLGALAKTPDDHALISAALTEHSSNR; encoded by the coding sequence ATGACGGCCGCGGGGCCGTTCGCCGGGATCGACGACGTGGTGCGTCGTTTCGACGCTCACGACCACCTGCTCGACGAGGGCACCGCGGCGGCCTGCTATCTGGCGACCACCCTGGGCCGCCCGCTGCTGCTGGAGGGTGAACCCGGGGTGGGGAAGACCACCGCCGCCAAGACCCTGGCCGCCGTCCTGGACGCGCCGCTGATCCGGCTGCAGTGCTACGAGGGTCTGACCGCCGCCGAGGCGCTCTACGACTGGAACTACCAGCGCCAGCTGCTGTCCATCCGGCTCGCCGAGGCGCACGGCACCGCGATCGCCGAGGCGGACCTCTACACCGAGCCCTACCTGGTGGACCGGCCGATCCTGCAGTGCGTGCGGCACTCCGGGCCCACCCCGCCGGTGCTGTTGATCGACGAGATCGACCGCGCCGACGACGAATTCGAGGCGCTGTTGCTCGAGTTTCTCGGTGAGGCCAGCGTCACCGTGCCCGAACTCGGCACCTTCGTCGCGGCGCGGCCCCCGGTGGTGGTGCTCACCTCCAACCGCAGCCGCGACCTGCACGACGCGCTGCGGCGGCGCTGCCTGTACCACTGGATCGACTACCCCGACCCGGTGCGGGCGGCCGCGATCGTGCGGCGCACCGTGACGGGCGCGACGGTGGCGTTGATCGAGAGCGCCGCCGAATTCGTCGGCGCCGCACGGGGTCTGGACCTCGACAAGGCGCCGGGGCTGGCCGAGACCATCGACTGGGTCGCCGCGCTGGCCGCCCTCGGTGTCGGTGATCTGGTGGCCGAGAGCGCCCGGGCGCTGGGTAACAGCCTCGGCGCGCTGGCGAAGACCCCCGACGATCACGCGTTGATCAGCGCGGCCCTGACCGAGCACAGCAGCAACCGATGA
- a CDS encoding DUF1116 domain-containing protein: protein MSRVREQANLAAVDALLAADPVLVGIESAQQAMGLPSSTVLTSGPTMPFDAYTGGQRAAIIGGALYEGLAADEAAAVAAFERGEITVRGCQEFGCVGSLAGVTTASMPVVVVVDESTGNRGYCTLYEGDSADRLNYGTYTAATRDNLEALRLRVAPALNSLIAAQTEPLRLKPIMTRALTMGDELHSRNAAATLLFLRRLLVGAKQLGAELDDALDSLCDDYFFLRLSMAASKVMANAMRGFEGSSVVTAMSFSCAEFGVQTSGTGDAWFTGPLPTFEDFRIEHGYDADDIEFMGGESIITEVVGLGGVAQAAGLPLQRSSGRSVVRMVARTTAMYDITVTESPEFRIPILNYRGAPLGLDVEKIVQPTGVTPFLDIGIAGRSGRQIGGGVARAPLEPFRKAWEALS from the coding sequence ATGTCCAGAGTTCGCGAGCAAGCCAACCTCGCCGCCGTCGACGCGCTGCTGGCCGCTGATCCGGTCCTGGTCGGGATCGAAAGCGCGCAGCAGGCCATGGGCCTGCCCTCGTCGACCGTGCTCACCTCCGGGCCGACCATGCCGTTCGACGCCTACACCGGCGGCCAGCGGGCCGCGATCATCGGCGGAGCACTTTACGAGGGCCTGGCCGCCGACGAGGCCGCCGCGGTCGCGGCCTTCGAACGCGGCGAGATCACCGTCCGGGGTTGTCAGGAGTTCGGCTGCGTCGGGTCGCTGGCCGGCGTCACCACCGCCTCGATGCCGGTGGTGGTGGTGGTCGACGAGTCCACCGGGAACCGCGGCTACTGCACGCTGTACGAGGGCGACAGCGCCGACCGGTTGAACTACGGCACCTATACCGCCGCCACCCGGGACAATCTGGAGGCCCTGCGCCTGCGCGTCGCGCCCGCGCTGAACAGCCTGATCGCGGCGCAGACCGAACCGCTGCGGCTCAAGCCGATCATGACGCGCGCCCTCACCATGGGCGACGAGTTGCACAGCCGCAACGCCGCGGCGACGCTGCTGTTCCTGCGCCGGTTGTTGGTCGGCGCCAAACAGTTGGGCGCCGAGCTCGACGACGCGCTGGACTCGCTGTGCGACGACTACTTCTTCCTGCGGCTGTCGATGGCGGCGAGCAAGGTGATGGCCAACGCGATGCGCGGGTTCGAGGGCTCCAGCGTGGTGACCGCGATGTCCTTCTCGTGCGCGGAGTTCGGCGTCCAGACCTCGGGGACCGGCGACGCCTGGTTCACCGGGCCGCTGCCGACGTTCGAGGATTTCCGGATCGAGCACGGATACGACGCCGACGACATCGAGTTCATGGGCGGTGAGAGCATCATCACCGAGGTGGTCGGTCTGGGTGGGGTCGCTCAGGCGGCGGGGTTGCCACTGCAGAGATCCAGTGGACGCAGCGTAGTGAGGATGGTCGCCCGAACCACCGCCATGTACGACATCACTGTGACGGAGAGTCCCGAGTTCCGGATTCCCATTCTCAACTATCGCGGCGCCCCGTTGGGTCTGGACGTCGAGAAGATCGTCCAACCCACCGGCGTCACCCCGTTCCTGGACATCGGCATCGCGGGCCGCTCGGGCCGCCAGATCGGTGGGGGAGTGGCCAGGGCCCCGCTGGAACCGTTCCGGAAGGCGTGGGAGGCGTTGTCCTGA
- a CDS encoding DedA family protein, which translates to MTSTTLALMPDFMDPITLIGYFGTWALLGLLLVVFVESGVLFPILPGDSLLFVAGMLAAGTASAGAEANFQLWQLLVFIPIAAVAGSQVGYWIGRNVGTAMFKPDARFLKQKYLDEAHNFFESRGPFAIVIARFVPIVRTLAPITAGAARMNYAVFTIFNIVGALVWGIGLTLLGYWLGQFEVVQSLLEPIIILIVVVSVLPMVYEWYRRRREAKNAAA; encoded by the coding sequence ATGACCAGCACCACGCTCGCGCTCATGCCGGACTTCATGGACCCGATCACCCTGATCGGGTACTTCGGCACCTGGGCCCTGCTCGGACTGTTGCTGGTGGTGTTCGTCGAGTCCGGCGTGCTGTTCCCGATCCTGCCGGGCGACTCGCTGCTGTTCGTCGCGGGCATGCTGGCCGCGGGCACCGCCTCGGCCGGCGCCGAGGCGAATTTCCAGCTGTGGCAGCTGCTGGTGTTCATCCCGATCGCCGCGGTGGCGGGCAGCCAGGTCGGCTACTGGATCGGCCGCAACGTCGGCACCGCCATGTTCAAACCCGACGCCCGCTTCCTCAAGCAGAAGTATCTCGACGAGGCGCACAATTTCTTCGAGTCGCGGGGACCGTTCGCCATCGTGATCGCCCGCTTCGTCCCGATCGTGCGGACGTTGGCGCCGATCACCGCCGGCGCGGCCCGGATGAACTACGCCGTGTTCACGATCTTCAACATCGTGGGCGCGCTGGTCTGGGGCATCGGCCTGACCCTGCTGGGCTACTGGCTCGGCCAGTTCGAGGTCGTCCAGTCCCTGCTGGAGCCGATCATCATCCTGATCGTGGTGGTCTCGGTGCTGCCGATGGTCTACGAGTGGTACCGGCGGCGGCGCGAAGCAAAGAACGCCGCCGCCTGA
- a CDS encoding purine-cytosine permease family protein: protein MKEEVADAAEPTTEMVDVVGKVESYGIEYIPDEHRHSRPRNLLWILFGGSMTFGIIVIGWVPVSLGLGWWASASAIVVGSAIGATLMAPMGLLGMRSGSNNPVASGAHFGALGRMIGSALGITADIVFAALCIWAAGEVLARSVVRIFGVESQAVTVALLIIAYALVAVVMTIIAVMGHANMVTFTKWMVPTAGSIMILYIFVASENFDPNYAGGDYALGSFWPTWILGMLACAGTVNSYGPYVGDWTRHISPTKYPPRHSVAAAWVGGFFGMGGAFMFGAYTAVTFKDPINAYATEFANNVPYWFLFFALYLAFIPGTAQAVINIYNMGLDFSSIVPGISRVRATIYLSIVSTVLVFIGAFYQQLSAIVSSYLAILIVLGAPWTIINLIGYFNNRGYYDPDSLQVYNRGQMGGRYWSSAGLNHRAVIAWLSAVTVGMLFVNTGWYVGPGARLFDGADFGFIVSTSVAALVYFAFLKFNPEPAYNFGPKGARIASAPPSRYGDFMPIQPMDLSKVRWRIG from the coding sequence ATGAAGGAAGAAGTCGCAGACGCGGCTGAGCCGACCACCGAAATGGTGGATGTGGTCGGCAAGGTGGAGAGTTACGGAATCGAGTACATTCCGGACGAACACCGGCACTCCCGTCCCCGGAACCTGCTGTGGATCCTGTTCGGCGGGAGCATGACGTTCGGGATCATCGTCATCGGTTGGGTCCCGGTCTCGCTGGGCCTGGGGTGGTGGGCGTCGGCCAGCGCGATCGTGGTGGGTTCGGCGATCGGTGCCACCCTGATGGCGCCGATGGGCCTGCTCGGCATGCGCAGCGGGAGCAACAACCCCGTCGCCAGCGGGGCGCACTTCGGCGCGTTGGGCCGCATGATCGGTTCGGCCCTCGGAATCACCGCCGACATCGTCTTCGCCGCGCTGTGCATCTGGGCGGCGGGCGAGGTGCTGGCGCGCAGCGTGGTCCGGATCTTCGGCGTCGAAAGCCAAGCCGTCACAGTCGCATTGCTGATCATCGCCTACGCCTTGGTGGCCGTGGTGATGACCATCATCGCGGTGATGGGGCACGCCAACATGGTGACCTTCACCAAGTGGATGGTGCCCACCGCGGGCTCCATCATGATTCTCTACATCTTCGTCGCCTCGGAGAACTTCGACCCCAACTACGCCGGCGGCGACTACGCACTGGGCAGCTTCTGGCCGACCTGGATCCTGGGCATGCTCGCCTGCGCGGGCACGGTGAACTCCTACGGCCCCTACGTCGGCGACTGGACCCGGCACATCTCACCCACCAAGTACCCGCCCCGCCATTCGGTGGCGGCGGCCTGGGTGGGCGGCTTCTTCGGCATGGGCGGGGCCTTTATGTTCGGCGCCTACACCGCCGTGACGTTCAAGGATCCGATCAACGCCTACGCCACCGAGTTCGCGAACAACGTGCCCTACTGGTTCCTGTTCTTCGCGCTGTATCTGGCCTTCATCCCGGGCACCGCCCAGGCCGTGATCAACATCTACAACATGGGGCTGGACTTCTCGTCGATCGTCCCCGGGATTAGCCGGGTGCGGGCCACCATCTACCTGTCGATAGTGTCGACCGTGCTGGTCTTCATCGGCGCCTTCTACCAACAGCTTTCGGCCATCGTGAGCTCCTACCTGGCGATCCTGATCGTGCTGGGCGCGCCGTGGACCATCATCAACCTGATCGGCTACTTCAACAATCGCGGCTACTACGATCCGGACTCGCTGCAGGTGTACAACCGCGGCCAGATGGGCGGCCGGTACTGGTCCTCGGCCGGCCTCAACCACCGCGCGGTCATCGCCTGGCTCTCGGCCGTCACCGTCGGAATGCTGTTCGTGAACACCGGCTGGTACGTCGGCCCCGGCGCACGCCTCTTCGACGGTGCGGACTTCGGTTTCATCGTGTCCACCAGCGTCGCCGCACTGGTCTACTTCGCCTTCCTGAAGTTCAATCCCGAACCGGCCTACAACTTCGGCCCCAAGGGTGCCCGCATCGCCAGCGCGCCGCCGTCGCGGTACGGCGACTTCATGCCGATCCAGCCGATGGACCTGAGCAAGGTCCGCTGGCGAATCGGCTGA
- a CDS encoding vWA domain-containing protein, whose product MSPSALLPAVDRAALAVALATRLRAAGVLVSASGAADFVAALGVTSRAHREVYWGARLTLVTRAEDIPTFDEVFAAVFADAVRGVDPVSMKSRAAGQVSAATGLADAGAVSLDGPGLPWLTRQASMAGDDDAEADSAVAVPDVLPSRLRVRADQAFEAFDAADLRVIGDWLERTAPRWPRRRTRRHEPSRRGRRIDLRRTMRAARTTGWEPLVLIRTRRRERPRRIVFLCDVSGSMQPYVTIYLHLMRALALRHRAAAPEVFAFATSLTRLTPALSHRSAEVALARANERVLDRYGGTHLGRAVAELVRGSHGSALRGAVAVIASDGWDTDPPEVLDRAMRRLRQRAQRVVWLNPRAAGVGFEPAAGSMAAALPYCDVFLPAHSLTGLAELFEELAA is encoded by the coding sequence ATGAGCCCGTCGGCGCTGCTGCCGGCCGTGGATCGGGCGGCCCTCGCGGTGGCCCTGGCGACCCGGCTGCGCGCGGCCGGGGTGCTGGTATCGGCAAGCGGCGCAGCGGATTTCGTGGCCGCCCTCGGCGTGACCTCGCGGGCGCACCGCGAGGTGTACTGGGGAGCCCGGTTGACCCTGGTGACCCGCGCCGAGGACATTCCGACGTTCGACGAGGTGTTCGCCGCCGTCTTCGCCGATGCCGTGCGCGGCGTCGACCCCGTGTCCATGAAATCTCGCGCCGCGGGCCAGGTTTCGGCGGCCACCGGGCTCGCCGACGCCGGTGCGGTGAGCCTCGACGGGCCGGGTCTGCCGTGGCTGACCCGGCAGGCCTCGATGGCCGGCGACGACGACGCGGAGGCCGACTCCGCCGTGGCGGTGCCCGATGTGCTGCCGAGCCGGCTGCGGGTCCGCGCCGACCAGGCCTTCGAGGCCTTCGACGCGGCCGACCTGCGCGTCATCGGGGACTGGCTGGAACGCACGGCGCCGCGGTGGCCACGGCGGCGCACCCGTCGGCACGAACCGAGTCGGCGTGGCCGCCGGATCGACCTGCGCCGGACCATGCGCGCGGCCCGCACCACCGGGTGGGAGCCTTTGGTGCTGATCCGGACCCGGCGCCGGGAACGGCCGCGTCGGATCGTGTTCCTCTGCGACGTCAGCGGTTCCATGCAGCCCTACGTCACGATCTATCTGCACCTGATGCGGGCGTTGGCGCTGCGGCACCGCGCCGCGGCGCCCGAGGTGTTCGCGTTCGCGACGTCGCTGACCCGGCTGACCCCGGCCCTGTCGCACCGCAGCGCGGAGGTGGCGCTGGCCCGGGCCAACGAGCGGGTCCTCGACCGTTACGGCGGCACCCACCTGGGCCGGGCCGTCGCCGAGCTGGTGCGGGGCTCGCACGGGAGCGCGCTGCGGGGCGCGGTCGCCGTGATCGCCTCCGACGGCTGGGACACCGACCCGCCCGAGGTGCTCGACCGGGCGATGCGCCGGCTCCGGCAGCGGGCGCAGCGGGTGGTGTGGCTGAACCCGCGCGCGGCCGGCGTCGGGTTCGAACCGGCGGCCGGGTCGATGGCCGCGGCGTTGCCGTACTGCGACGTGTTCCTGCCCGCGCATTCGCTGACCGGGTTGGCGGAGCTGTTCGAGGAACTGGCTGCCTAG
- a CDS encoding SRPBCC family protein yields the protein MKIANEFTVSAPVARAWEVLTDLEEVIPLMPGAVFDGRDGDDVLGKVKVKVGPVTSEFSGRVRFVEQDLEQYRAVIDAKGKEARGTGNATATVTAQLHEAGERTRVTVDTDLKVVGKLAQFGSGMLQQVSEKLLGQFVESLEAKLAAPAASAASAESPASQAEPQVAAPDAAPIDLLELAGGQTVKRYAPAVAALFAAAAAVFAVGRWLLGRRVERDRR from the coding sequence ATGAAGATCGCCAATGAGTTCACCGTCAGCGCACCGGTGGCCCGCGCCTGGGAGGTGCTCACGGACCTCGAGGAGGTGATCCCGTTGATGCCCGGCGCGGTCTTCGACGGCCGCGACGGCGACGACGTCCTGGGCAAGGTGAAGGTCAAGGTGGGCCCGGTGACCAGTGAGTTCAGCGGCCGGGTGCGGTTCGTCGAGCAGGATCTCGAGCAGTACCGCGCGGTGATCGACGCCAAGGGCAAGGAGGCCCGTGGCACCGGCAACGCGACCGCGACCGTGACCGCCCAATTGCACGAGGCGGGGGAGCGCACCCGGGTCACCGTCGACACCGACCTCAAGGTCGTCGGAAAGCTCGCGCAGTTCGGCAGCGGGATGTTGCAACAGGTTTCGGAGAAGCTGCTGGGTCAGTTCGTGGAGTCGCTGGAGGCCAAACTGGCGGCCCCGGCTGCGTCGGCGGCGTCGGCGGAGTCCCCGGCGTCGCAGGCCGAACCGCAGGTGGCGGCGCCGGATGCGGCCCCGATCGACCTGCTCGAGTTGGCGGGTGGTCAGACGGTGAAACGGTACGCACCGGCGGTGGCGGCGTTGTTCGCCGCGGCCGCCGCGGTGTTCGCCGTCGGCCGGTGGCTGCTCGGCCGACGGGTGGAGCGCGACCGGCGATGA
- a CDS encoding LacI family DNA-binding transcriptional regulator has product MVAGIVDVAAAAGVSPTTVSHVLNNRGRIAEETRAKVLEAARQLGYQANVHAQQLVTRRSRIIAIQMPDLGDTPGPSLPHSAYFLELINGAAAAADQAGYALVVSPSGGKANVLTGFAIDGAIIVDPHGEEPVFRTDVPVVTIGVPLNGDRRLLRVDNDHAGAAREVLDHFAAAGRRRPALVTDETRRSYVNDVRTGYRSWVRERGLPETVVTVGALDKESIDAACAELFGTAVDAVYTSSDDLALALLDAATRAGVRVPQDLAIASAVDDRSLALTSPQISATNLFPFRTGETAAELLIERLESGPGTLPGPVMPTEFVVRGSSAPS; this is encoded by the coding sequence ATGGTGGCAGGGATCGTCGACGTGGCTGCGGCGGCGGGCGTCTCACCGACGACCGTCTCCCACGTCCTGAACAACCGCGGCCGCATCGCCGAGGAAACCCGCGCCAAGGTCCTCGAGGCCGCCCGGCAGCTGGGCTATCAGGCCAATGTGCACGCCCAGCAGCTGGTCACCCGGCGCAGCCGGATCATCGCGATCCAGATGCCGGACCTCGGGGACACCCCGGGCCCGTCGCTGCCGCATTCGGCGTACTTCCTCGAGCTCATCAACGGCGCGGCGGCCGCCGCCGACCAGGCGGGCTACGCGCTGGTGGTGTCGCCGTCCGGTGGGAAGGCCAATGTGCTGACCGGGTTCGCCATCGATGGGGCGATCATCGTCGACCCACACGGTGAGGAGCCGGTCTTCCGCACCGACGTCCCGGTCGTCACGATCGGGGTGCCGCTGAACGGCGACCGCCGGCTGCTGCGCGTCGACAACGACCATGCCGGAGCGGCCCGGGAAGTGCTGGATCACTTTGCTGCGGCGGGGCGCCGGCGCCCCGCCCTGGTCACCGACGAGACGCGACGTTCCTACGTCAACGACGTCCGCACCGGCTACCGGTCGTGGGTGCGCGAGCGGGGTCTCCCGGAGACCGTCGTCACCGTCGGCGCGCTGGACAAGGAGTCGATCGACGCGGCGTGTGCCGAGCTGTTCGGCACCGCGGTCGACGCCGTCTACACCAGCTCCGATGACCTGGCGCTGGCGCTGCTCGACGCAGCCACCCGGGCCGGGGTGCGGGTGCCGCAGGACCTGGCCATCGCTTCGGCGGTGGACGACAGATCGCTGGCACTGACCTCCCCGCAGATCTCGGCCACCAACCTGTTCCCGTTCCGGACCGGCGAGACGGCCGCCGAACTGCTCATCGAGCGCCTCGAGAGCGGCCCGGGGACTTTGCCGGGACCGGTGATGCCCACCGAGTTCGTCGTCCGGGGGTCTTCGGCGCCGAGCTAG
- a CDS encoding glutamate--ammonia ligase, with protein sequence MDTLNEIDSSYSAKAKELADAGVRYVTASWADIFGRNRAKSHPVGLLPELMAGFARYTPRGINGIGVMDPVEEEVTALPDIDTLTVLPWDNRFAWMASDMWSDKGEPFSLCPRSILKKQIERAANQGYRCTLGIEPEFYVYRPEDLSSAGFGSLTVTGGIEPSPAYDVETSYDVADFLDDVVSTMEQIGLKAFALGAEGGVGQFEIDFYYKDLLEMADRVTLFRLMVHQVAKRHGLAVTFMPKPFANLWGSGAHFNLGLYSVDGSGESVLRLGNPAHPGEEEWSKESKYFVGGLLKHARALTAITNPLVNSYKRLTPRLVDGSVSWAPIKIAYGPNNRSCMIRLPENRPAIEVRNPDASANVYLAGAFLLAAGLDGIANEIDPGPEITELASDRAEISRLPRTLLEAVEAFETDELTYQVFSEDFVKDYTETKRMEWEKDHLPVGDAERADHLVYF encoded by the coding sequence ATGGATACCCTCAACGAGATCGATTCGTCTTACTCGGCCAAGGCCAAGGAACTCGCGGACGCGGGCGTACGGTACGTCACCGCCTCGTGGGCCGACATCTTCGGGCGCAACCGCGCCAAGAGCCACCCGGTCGGCCTGCTGCCGGAACTCATGGCCGGGTTCGCGCGGTACACCCCGCGCGGCATCAACGGGATCGGCGTGATGGATCCGGTCGAGGAAGAGGTCACCGCCCTCCCCGACATCGACACCCTCACGGTGCTGCCCTGGGACAACCGGTTCGCGTGGATGGCCTCGGATATGTGGTCGGACAAGGGGGAGCCGTTCTCCCTGTGCCCGCGGTCCATCCTGAAGAAACAGATCGAACGCGCGGCCAACCAGGGCTACCGCTGCACCCTGGGGATCGAGCCGGAGTTCTATGTCTACCGGCCCGAGGACCTGAGCTCGGCAGGGTTCGGCTCGCTGACGGTCACCGGCGGCATCGAGCCGAGTCCGGCCTACGATGTCGAAACCTCATACGACGTGGCGGATTTCCTCGACGACGTGGTGAGCACCATGGAGCAGATCGGCTTGAAGGCCTTCGCGCTGGGCGCCGAGGGTGGGGTGGGCCAGTTCGAAATCGACTTCTACTACAAGGATCTCCTCGAGATGGCCGACCGGGTCACGCTGTTCCGGTTGATGGTGCACCAGGTGGCCAAGCGGCACGGCCTGGCCGTCACCTTCATGCCAAAACCTTTTGCCAACCTGTGGGGTTCGGGTGCGCACTTCAACCTCGGGCTCTACTCGGTTGACGGGTCCGGCGAAAGCGTGCTGCGGCTGGGCAATCCAGCGCACCCGGGCGAGGAGGAGTGGTCCAAGGAGTCCAAGTACTTCGTCGGCGGGCTGCTCAAGCACGCGCGGGCGTTGACGGCCATCACCAACCCGCTGGTGAACTCCTACAAGCGGCTGACCCCCAGGCTGGTTGACGGGTCGGTGTCGTGGGCGCCCATCAAGATCGCCTACGGTCCCAACAACCGCTCCTGCATGATCCGGCTGCCGGAGAACCGCCCGGCCATCGAGGTGCGCAACCCGGATGCATCAGCGAACGTCTATCTGGCCGGGGCATTCCTGCTGGCAGCCGGGTTGGACGGGATCGCCAACGAGATCGATCCCGGTCCGGAGATCACGGAGCTGGCCTCCGACCGCGCCGAGATCTCGCGCCTGCCCCGCACCCTGCTCGAGGCGGTCGAGGCATTCGAGACCGACGAGTTGACCTACCAGGTCTTCAGCGAGGACTTCGTCAAGGACTACACGGAGACCAAGCGCATGGAGTGGGAGAAGGACCATCTGCCGGTCGGCGACGCCGAGCGTGCCGATCACCTGGTGTACTTCTGA